One Nocardia iowensis DNA window includes the following coding sequences:
- a CDS encoding DUF72 domain-containing protein, translating to MRLHVGCAMWTHAAWQEWQPASGDRLAAYADRCNAVEGNTTFYAIPARRTVESWARQTGPDFRFAVKLHKSITHERRLTGAEEELRTFLSAIEPLGPRTHALWAQLPASFGPTDLGALAGFLRQLPRSYRPAVEVRHRAFFENDQAAAQLERVLARVGAEWIPFDTTTLFDGLPVTTAEQEAWSKKPRVPRRTRALTEFPIVRYHGRDATERTVEGWQPWIGTVVDWLREGRSPTVFIHTPDNAEAVPLARRFHAEITARLPELDPLPEPAPSGPMTLF from the coding sequence ATGCGGCTTCACGTGGGCTGTGCGATGTGGACGCACGCGGCATGGCAGGAATGGCAACCGGCTTCCGGTGATCGGCTGGCGGCCTACGCCGACCGGTGCAACGCGGTGGAAGGCAACACGACCTTCTATGCGATACCCGCGCGGCGCACCGTCGAGTCGTGGGCCAGGCAGACCGGGCCGGACTTCCGATTCGCGGTGAAACTGCACAAATCGATCACCCACGAGCGCAGGCTGACCGGCGCCGAGGAGGAGCTTCGCACGTTTCTGTCCGCGATCGAACCGCTCGGTCCGCGGACGCACGCCCTGTGGGCGCAGTTGCCCGCCTCGTTCGGTCCGACCGACCTCGGGGCGCTGGCCGGATTCCTGCGCCAGTTGCCGCGCTCGTACCGCCCGGCCGTAGAAGTCCGGCATCGCGCCTTCTTCGAAAACGACCAAGCCGCCGCGCAGCTGGAGCGGGTGCTCGCCCGGGTCGGCGCCGAGTGGATCCCCTTCGACACCACCACCCTCTTCGACGGCTTGCCGGTCACCACCGCCGAACAGGAGGCCTGGTCGAAGAAACCGCGGGTGCCACGCCGGACCCGTGCACTGACCGAATTCCCGATCGTCAGATACCACGGACGCGATGCCACCGAGCGCACGGTCGAGGGTTGGCAGCCGTGGATCGGCACGGTCGTGGACTGGCTGCGCGAAGGGCGATCACCCACCGTCTTCATCCACACCCCGGACAACGCCGAGGCCGTGCCGCTCGCCCGCCGCTTCCATGCGGAGATCACGGCACGACTGCCGGAGTTGGACCCGCTGCCCGAGCCCGCACCTAGCGGGCCGATGACCCTGTTCTAA
- a CDS encoding lipase family protein — MNTVVSGKIGRFRYASFIAVIATSAQFAVGIPAFAAPADQHPAADQVPVQPALPFPIPPAPPELDPGFYRPPADIVAAKKPGEIIAAREVHLALYSVIPFNIDAWQLSFRSTNTRDEPIAAVTTLMKPRGNNGGAPRPLLSYQFPQDSNANYCAASYALQQASVPGNITGQFDIPFEFVLPLTALGAGWAVAMPDHQGPNGAFAAGPLGARITLDGIRAAENFAPMGLDPQTKVGMAGYSGGAITTGHAAEQAASYAPELNIVGASEGGVPADIKAMYQLASGNLGAGLIFTGLLGVAREYPELAAYNEQHMNPLGKAVAPIKDSLCLYSAALFPFMNLEGGLYDSPNALNDPVPTKVFDALRMGKAVPAMPMFIFNSNPDWIAPVGPVNTLVDEYCRDPKAQVQYTRDHFSEHITLEIDSLARVLLWLKERFDGVPAQPGCAIHDEGSMALDPASWPLWLQGAGTLLAGILQQPIGSR, encoded by the coding sequence ATGAATACCGTCGTCTCCGGAAAGATCGGGCGATTCCGCTACGCGTCTTTCATCGCCGTGATCGCAACATCCGCTCAATTTGCTGTGGGAATACCAGCATTCGCAGCCCCGGCTGATCAACACCCTGCTGCGGACCAGGTTCCGGTGCAGCCAGCGCTCCCGTTTCCGATTCCGCCGGCCCCGCCGGAACTCGATCCGGGATTTTATAGGCCACCCGCGGATATCGTGGCCGCGAAGAAGCCGGGGGAAATCATCGCGGCCCGCGAGGTCCATCTGGCGCTCTACTCGGTCATTCCGTTCAACATCGACGCATGGCAGTTGTCGTTCCGGTCCACCAACACCCGCGACGAACCGATCGCCGCGGTCACCACGCTGATGAAGCCGCGCGGCAACAACGGCGGCGCACCGCGCCCGCTGCTGTCGTACCAGTTCCCGCAGGACTCGAATGCGAACTACTGCGCGGCATCCTATGCGCTGCAACAGGCCTCGGTGCCCGGCAATATCACCGGCCAGTTCGACATACCGTTCGAGTTCGTGCTGCCACTGACCGCGCTCGGTGCGGGGTGGGCGGTGGCGATGCCGGACCATCAGGGCCCGAACGGCGCGTTCGCCGCGGGACCGCTGGGTGCGCGGATCACCCTCGACGGCATCCGGGCGGCCGAGAACTTCGCACCAATGGGCCTCGATCCACAGACCAAGGTGGGCATGGCCGGATATTCCGGCGGCGCGATCACCACCGGGCACGCCGCCGAACAGGCCGCGTCCTACGCACCGGAGCTCAATATCGTCGGCGCGTCGGAAGGTGGCGTTCCGGCCGACATCAAGGCGATGTACCAGCTCGCCAGCGGCAATCTGGGCGCCGGGCTGATCTTCACGGGATTGCTCGGCGTAGCAAGGGAGTACCCGGAGTTGGCCGCCTACAACGAGCAGCACATGAACCCGCTCGGCAAGGCCGTGGCGCCGATCAAGGACTCGTTGTGTCTCTACTCCGCCGCGCTGTTCCCGTTCATGAATCTCGAGGGCGGCCTCTACGACTCACCCAACGCGTTGAACGACCCCGTCCCTACGAAGGTCTTCGACGCACTCCGGATGGGTAAAGCCGTGCCCGCTATGCCGATGTTCATCTTCAACTCCAACCCCGACTGGATCGCTCCGGTCGGCCCGGTCAACACCCTCGTCGACGAATATTGCCGAGACCCCAAGGCCCAGGTGCAGTACACCCGCGACCATTTCAGTGAACACATCACGCTGGAGATCGACAGCTTGGCGCGGGTATTGCTGTGGTTGAAGGAGAGGTTCGACGGCGTCCCCGCCCAGCCGGGCTGCGCCATCCACGACGAGGGATCGATGGCACTGGATCCCGCCAGCTGGCCACTCTGGCTGCAAGGCGCGGGCACGCTGCTCGCGGGAATTCTGCAGCAGCCCATCGGAAGCCGTTAG
- a CDS encoding PucR family transcriptional regulator, translated as MTALDQEALDWLVQFGAQARNDEQTQQLVALVDGRIAEVNAQLPADAELAEQLHAATRSHWRSFLAMVSREVFEVHPPAEVLALSRTVARRGFGIDVVMRTYRVGQAMLWQYITDFLNKAIEDDQLRSAVLLLFWDRVLEWTDTCVEASVAVYTDEREQWQRGALARRFGLAGSLLRGDAVDVDHAESQLGHSLRRHQTAIVLWTDESAGTPDPVRTLEKFGNDIAALLDAPRPLMLSSGVRGMWAWIATAGAPNLDALPSIGQPGLHAAIGCSAPDIAGFRQSHREAIAAQRVAIATDYGPTVIRYSDVELVCLTTGDGSVEAMRAMAARELGALTSTDETTARLRETLLAYLAGGRNAPATAQQLNVHPNTVRYRINQSEELLGHSIEERATYIELALRCAQTYGDKILTQQPDRAIA; from the coding sequence ATGACTGCCTTGGATCAGGAAGCCCTCGACTGGCTTGTCCAGTTCGGGGCGCAAGCTCGCAACGACGAGCAGACCCAGCAACTGGTCGCCCTGGTCGATGGCAGGATCGCCGAAGTCAACGCCCAGCTGCCCGCGGATGCCGAGCTCGCCGAACAATTGCACGCGGCGACCCGCTCGCACTGGCGCAGCTTCCTGGCCATGGTCAGCAGGGAGGTCTTCGAGGTACATCCGCCCGCGGAGGTGCTCGCGCTGTCGCGGACGGTTGCCCGCCGCGGTTTCGGCATCGATGTGGTGATGCGGACCTATCGGGTCGGCCAGGCCATGCTGTGGCAGTACATCACCGACTTCCTGAACAAGGCAATCGAGGACGACCAGTTGCGCAGCGCCGTCCTGTTGCTGTTCTGGGATCGCGTTCTCGAATGGACCGATACCTGCGTGGAGGCGTCCGTCGCGGTCTACACCGATGAGCGTGAGCAATGGCAGCGCGGCGCGCTGGCGCGGCGATTCGGCCTCGCGGGTTCGTTGCTGCGCGGCGATGCCGTCGATGTCGACCACGCCGAGTCGCAGTTGGGTCATTCGCTGCGCCGCCACCAGACCGCGATCGTGCTGTGGACCGACGAATCGGCCGGCACCCCCGACCCGGTGCGCACGCTGGAAAAGTTCGGCAACGACATCGCCGCCCTCCTCGACGCGCCGCGACCGCTGATGCTGTCGTCCGGTGTCCGCGGCATGTGGGCCTGGATCGCCACGGCGGGTGCGCCGAATCTCGACGCCTTGCCGTCGATCGGGCAGCCGGGCCTGCATGCCGCCATCGGCTGCTCGGCGCCGGATATCGCCGGTTTCCGGCAGAGTCATCGCGAGGCGATCGCCGCGCAGCGGGTGGCGATCGCAACCGACTACGGGCCAACGGTGATCCGCTACTCCGACGTCGAATTGGTGTGCCTCACCACCGGTGACGGCAGCGTCGAAGCGATGCGCGCCATGGCGGCAAGGGAATTGGGCGCGCTGACCAGCACCGACGAAACCACCGCCCGGCTGCGCGAAACACTGCTGGCATACCTGGCCGGCGGCCGCAACGCGCCGGCCACCGCCCAGCAATTGAACGTCCACCCCAACACCGTTCGCTACCGCATCAACCAATCCGAAGAACTGCTGGGCCATTCCATCGAAGAACGCGCCACCTACATCGAGCTCGCCCTGCGCTGCGCCCAAACTTACGGCGACAAGATCCTCACTCAGCAGCCCGACCGAGCCATCGCCTGA
- a CDS encoding DUF4254 domain-containing protein: MTVQTAEGPSPRALSIDGGTARPLLPDWHELSAALRMQTGDRPGDHLVTKLARALAQLHHTRRAQPERAAEIDRRRSEIVTVIDGWVAHQLAPRRTRDRTTESLGTAVDRMAAAQVLADHLLMTAEKVAEQRVHAAWTRLAALANDWTDLAREFDARRPRSIERR, translated from the coding sequence GTGACCGTGCAAACCGCCGAGGGACCTAGCCCCCGAGCCCTGTCGATCGACGGCGGCACGGCCCGCCCGCTGCTGCCTGACTGGCACGAGCTATCCGCCGCGCTGCGCATGCAGACCGGCGACCGACCGGGCGATCACCTCGTCACGAAACTGGCTCGGGCCTTGGCGCAACTGCACCACACGCGCCGCGCACAGCCGGAGCGGGCGGCGGAAATCGACCGTCGCCGAAGCGAAATCGTCACCGTCATCGACGGATGGGTGGCCCACCAGCTGGCGCCGCGCCGCACGCGAGATCGGACCACCGAGTCTCTCGGCACCGCCGTCGACCGAATGGCCGCCGCGCAGGTTCTCGCCGATCATCTACTGATGACCGCCGAGAAGGTGGCGGAGCAGCGGGTGCACGCGGCGTGGACGCGACTGGCCGCGCTGGCGAACGACTGGACGGACCTGGCGCGCGAATTCGACGCGCGCAGGCCACGTTCCATCGAACGCCGGTAG
- a CDS encoding glycoside hydrolase family 43 protein, whose product MSRRSALALAAGLPISLLALQPATATEPVVRYTMTAFTNANETDLYVYESTDALNFDLLSGPAYRPPSGLLRDPCLFRHADGAYYLAYTTGWEGQTIGFARSTDRITWHHLYDFTVPIPGVTSTWAPEWFVDARGRVNVIVSLSDGYRFTAHLMTALDPGLRLWGPLIPMAGLAAHDDTSYGYIDTTVVRHEGRYFAFTKHETTKYIELAVADDPLGPYVFVAKDDWANWGTPREGQSIIRLPGGGWRIFFDAYTEGRYLYSDSYDNFRTWTPPTELPNLSGTVRHFTVFPETGHPPPGSMVNGA is encoded by the coding sequence ATGAGTCGCAGGTCCGCGCTGGCATTGGCGGCAGGTTTGCCGATAAGCCTGCTCGCGCTGCAGCCTGCCACGGCCACCGAGCCGGTGGTGCGATACACGATGACCGCGTTCACCAATGCCAACGAAACCGATCTGTACGTCTACGAATCCACCGACGCGCTCAACTTCGACCTGCTGAGCGGTCCCGCTTACCGACCACCGTCCGGACTCTTGCGCGACCCGTGCCTGTTCCGCCACGCCGACGGCGCCTACTACCTCGCCTACACCACCGGGTGGGAGGGCCAGACCATCGGTTTCGCGCGCAGTACCGACCGGATCACCTGGCACCACCTGTACGACTTCACGGTGCCCATACCCGGCGTGACGTCGACGTGGGCGCCGGAATGGTTCGTCGACGCTCGTGGCCGGGTCAATGTGATCGTGTCACTGTCCGACGGCTACCGGTTCACCGCCCACCTGATGACCGCCCTCGATCCCGGCCTGCGGTTGTGGGGCCCGTTGATTCCGATGGCTGGCCTTGCCGCTCACGACGACACTTCATACGGCTACATCGACACCACCGTCGTTCGCCACGAAGGCCGGTACTTCGCCTTCACCAAGCATGAGACCACGAAGTACATCGAACTCGCCGTCGCGGACGACCCCCTCGGCCCGTATGTCTTTGTCGCAAAGGATGATTGGGCCAATTGGGGTACCCCACGAGAAGGCCAGTCCATCATCCGCCTCCCCGGCGGCGGCTGGCGAATCTTCTTCGACGCCTACACCGAGGGCAGATACCTCTACAGCGACAGCTACGACAACTTCCGAACCTGGACGCCGCCCACCGAACTCCCCAACCTCTCCGGCACCGTCCGCCACTTCACCGTCTTCCCGGAGACCGGCCATCCCCCACCAGGATCCATGGTCAACGGCGCCTGA
- a CDS encoding cutinase family protein, translating into MVAGAALAMNAGVGGGAAQPAAGQSARCPDLYAIGVPGTGESSPNADPASDRGMLSAIFQPMLAAERSRTDRAYVPYEAGFGGAVPGGQVPYAQSVTGGLQQLRTMAHSVIERCENTRLAFAGYSQGAHIASLLAQEIGRGQSAIPADRIAGVALLADPTRYPGAPLFPGAAGKLAPDPPPGTVADGLAELQAQPAPAAGGGIGPLRDLAPDFGALTGRVASFCIDGDLACDSPANAPLLHMIINIAGQALLPLDDPLTALSSIADALAATVSKTATDVVDKDLHGLTPGSLVLSHEKSLSQRLAEASDPRSLLDDPTGPSAVLRVATIALNTLTSIVGTVLTPEDVCQIGAVGATDPLAGLATLSAKTFASMPKRSSAPRFTQVVTQAFNAIGHLVSDNLELADTDVWGKYQDAVARHNAYAVTAVAAGRPSVHFIADWFIELSRAEPVAAKPKPAVAQPDVLAATAADKIVPDPPLTVPEPPSSPRKSHKPKDGAIEVRSGTADPAPVRIRPESAEAKAERLKTARHVIWALLLSESACLLYTGRRRLVRTGWDTDFLDTTGVELRGHRR; encoded by the coding sequence GTGGTCGCAGGCGCGGCCCTCGCCATGAACGCCGGAGTCGGCGGCGGCGCGGCCCAGCCCGCGGCGGGCCAATCGGCACGCTGCCCAGACCTTTACGCCATCGGCGTGCCCGGCACCGGCGAATCCTCGCCGAACGCGGACCCGGCCAGCGACCGAGGCATGCTCTCGGCGATCTTCCAGCCGATGCTGGCGGCCGAGCGGAGCCGCACCGACCGCGCCTATGTCCCCTACGAAGCCGGCTTCGGTGGCGCGGTGCCAGGCGGCCAGGTCCCCTACGCGCAATCGGTGACCGGCGGCCTGCAGCAGCTGCGCACGATGGCGCACTCCGTCATCGAACGATGCGAGAACACCCGCCTGGCATTCGCCGGATACTCGCAAGGCGCGCACATCGCCTCCTTGTTGGCCCAGGAAATCGGCCGTGGCCAGTCTGCGATTCCCGCCGACCGCATCGCGGGAGTCGCGTTGCTCGCCGACCCCACCCGCTACCCCGGCGCCCCGCTGTTCCCCGGCGCCGCGGGCAAACTCGCCCCCGACCCGCCGCCAGGCACAGTGGCGGACGGTCTCGCCGAGCTGCAGGCTCAGCCCGCACCTGCCGCGGGAGGTGGGATCGGACCGTTGCGTGACCTCGCCCCCGACTTCGGCGCGCTCACCGGTCGAGTCGCGTCGTTCTGCATCGATGGCGACCTCGCCTGCGACTCCCCGGCGAACGCACCGCTGCTGCACATGATCATCAACATCGCCGGCCAGGCGCTGCTGCCGCTGGACGACCCGCTGACCGCGCTGTCCTCGATCGCCGACGCGCTGGCCGCCACCGTCAGCAAAACCGCTACCGACGTGGTCGACAAGGACCTGCACGGCCTGACCCCGGGCAGTCTCGTACTCTCGCACGAGAAGTCGCTCAGCCAGCGGCTCGCCGAAGCATCCGACCCCCGGTCACTGCTCGACGACCCGACCGGCCCGTCGGCCGTGCTGCGCGTCGCGACTATCGCACTGAACACCCTGACCAGCATTGTCGGTACCGTCCTCACTCCCGAAGATGTCTGCCAGATCGGGGCCGTCGGCGCCACGGACCCGCTCGCCGGTCTGGCGACACTGAGCGCGAAAACGTTCGCCTCGATGCCGAAACGCTCGTCCGCGCCGCGTTTCACGCAGGTCGTCACCCAGGCGTTCAATGCGATCGGGCACCTGGTCAGCGACAATCTCGAACTTGCCGACACGGACGTCTGGGGCAAATACCAGGACGCGGTGGCCCGCCACAATGCCTACGCGGTCACTGCGGTCGCCGCGGGTCGCCCCTCGGTGCACTTCATCGCCGACTGGTTCATCGAACTTTCCCGCGCCGAGCCGGTAGCAGCGAAACCCAAACCGGCCGTCGCCCAGCCGGATGTCCTGGCCGCCACCGCAGCCGACAAAATTGTCCCCGACCCGCCCCTGACCGTGCCCGAACCTCCCTCGTCCCCTCGGAAGTCGCATAAACCGAAAGATGGTGCCATCGAGGTACGCTCAGGTACCGCCGATCCGGCACCCGTCCGGATCCGCCCGGAATCCGCCGAGGCGAAGGCTGAGCGCCTCAAAACAGCGCGGCACGTAATCTGGGCGCTACTGCTGTCGGAAAGCGCGTGCCTGCTCTACACGGGGCGCCGACGGCTCGTCCGAACCGGCTGGGACACAGACTTTCTCGATACCACCGGAGTCGAGCTCCGCGGTCATCGGCGCTGA
- a CDS encoding family 1 glycosylhydrolase → MRTWTRRAAVALAASTAALLVTGTAVAVPPEPAAGVPALGPGFLWGVAASGFQSEGHAPDNDVLDVGSLDSDSPGQASLENDAPDSNWLRYIERHPEFDRYRSAIDFYHRYAADIDLAKALGAKVFRIGIEWARLQPRNREEWDADGFRFYDAVIAKIIKSGMRPMVTLDHWVYPGWAFDRDGWDNPEMVQDWLANMRKVVDRYAARNPLWVTINEPVAYIMHEVRHNGTDQHAMEDRVAEAHNAIFDYIHEKRPDAQVTSNIGYVAGIDDQVNGPLFAKIRDRLDYIGVDYYFAFEPPNSSPPATVRSIAAVGAPGMWNLPLRTEGIYYAVKRYADMFPPGKPVYVVENGIPTENGAPRADGYTRSDHLRDTVYWLQRAKADGVNIIGYNYWSITDNYEWGSYNPRFGLYTVDVREDPSLTRRPTDAVATYTATIAAGGVPGDYRPTRPPADCGVVDPTPGCSDLVIP, encoded by the coding sequence ATGCGCACATGGACTCGGCGTGCCGCGGTAGCGCTCGCGGCCTCGACGGCAGCGCTGTTGGTGACCGGCACAGCGGTTGCTGTTCCACCGGAGCCCGCGGCGGGTGTTCCCGCGCTCGGACCGGGGTTTCTGTGGGGTGTGGCAGCGTCCGGCTTTCAGTCGGAGGGCCACGCGCCGGACAACGATGTGCTCGATGTCGGTTCGCTCGACTCGGATTCGCCCGGCCAAGCTTCGCTGGAGAACGATGCGCCAGACAGTAACTGGCTGCGCTACATCGAGCGGCATCCGGAGTTCGACAGGTATCGCAGCGCCATCGACTTCTACCACCGCTACGCCGCCGATATCGACTTGGCGAAGGCGCTCGGGGCGAAGGTGTTCCGGATCGGCATCGAATGGGCGCGGCTGCAACCGAGGAATCGTGAGGAGTGGGACGCCGACGGGTTCCGCTTCTACGACGCGGTCATCGCCAAGATCATCAAGTCGGGCATGCGCCCGATGGTGACGCTCGATCATTGGGTGTACCCGGGGTGGGCCTTCGACCGCGACGGGTGGGACAACCCGGAGATGGTGCAGGACTGGCTGGCCAACATGCGCAAGGTCGTCGACCGCTACGCCGCACGAAATCCCTTGTGGGTCACCATCAACGAGCCCGTCGCCTACATCATGCACGAAGTGCGGCACAACGGCACCGACCAGCATGCGATGGAGGACCGTGTCGCCGAAGCGCACAATGCGATCTTCGACTACATCCACGAGAAGCGGCCCGACGCTCAGGTGACGAGCAATATCGGCTACGTCGCCGGTATCGATGATCAGGTCAATGGCCCGTTGTTCGCGAAGATTCGGGACCGGCTCGACTACATCGGCGTCGACTACTACTTCGCCTTCGAACCGCCGAATTCCAGCCCGCCCGCCACCGTCCGGTCCATCGCGGCCGTCGGTGCGCCGGGGATGTGGAACTTGCCGTTGCGGACCGAGGGCATCTACTACGCGGTGAAACGCTATGCGGATATGTTCCCGCCCGGCAAGCCGGTCTACGTCGTAGAGAACGGAATCCCCACCGAGAACGGTGCGCCGCGCGCCGACGGATATACCCGCAGCGACCATTTGCGCGACACCGTCTACTGGCTCCAGCGCGCCAAGGCGGATGGCGTGAACATCATCGGCTACAACTACTGGAGCATCACCGACAACTACGAATGGGGCAGCTACAACCCACGATTCGGCCTCTACACCGTGGATGTGCGGGAGGACCCCTCGCTCACCCGGCGGCCCACCGACGCCGTCGCCACCTACACCGCGACCATCGCGGCGGGCGGCGTCCCCGGCGACTACCGGCCGACCCGGCCGCCTGCGGACTGCGGCGTCGTCGATCCGACACCTGGGTGTAGCGACCTCGTCATTCCGTAG
- a CDS encoding L,D-transpeptidase — MTATAQAEPLWPGGPDIPGVPAIIQPPPPAPVLAPCTAEKARACMRLSTNEAWLMDDGKTIYGPTPISHGRPGYESHVGVFDVDFKREDFWSTMHNAPMKWAVFFDGDIATHIGPLEEQSHGCIRMSPEGAEEFYRYLNPGDIIEVVA, encoded by the coding sequence ATGACCGCGACCGCGCAGGCCGAACCATTATGGCCCGGTGGCCCGGATATCCCCGGCGTGCCGGCGATCATTCAGCCGCCCCCGCCTGCACCGGTCCTCGCACCGTGCACCGCGGAAAAGGCACGAGCGTGCATGCGGCTGTCGACCAATGAGGCGTGGCTGATGGACGATGGCAAGACCATCTACGGTCCGACCCCGATTTCGCACGGGCGGCCGGGATACGAAAGCCATGTCGGAGTCTTCGACGTCGACTTCAAGCGCGAAGACTTCTGGAGCACGATGCACAATGCTCCGATGAAGTGGGCCGTATTCTTCGACGGTGATATCGCGACTCACATCGGACCGCTCGAAGAGCAGTCGCACGGCTGTATTCGAATGAGCCCCGAGGGTGCCGAGGAGTTCTACCGCTACCTCAACCCCGGTGACATCATCGAAGTCGTGGCGTGA
- a CDS encoding AIM24 family protein: protein MTALARGENRPAPSDRMTVTVTCSAGVDVSALLLGTDGRVRSDADFVFFNQPVGPGVTYRHGSGRADMVDVQTGALPADVDTVVVTASLDGSGPPTFAAAGTLLTTIGSDTGTLTFPMDGLTTETAVVCVEIYRRGGAWKVRAVGQGYDNGLAGIAQAFGVNIDDEPAAPQAATHAAPQAAPPNPPAAAPVPRPNYPPPGAVPPPYPPAPAYAPPAAPPPQQGALPMQSDLFNPSHAEVTGVGIQKQGGKMIKVAVNGEVMARAGSMVAYQGDMQFKALGSGGIGRAITQRLTGEGVPLMKVSGRGDLFLADSAADVHLIDLDGTDGLTINGSNVLAFDTSLSYNVQRVQGAAGVASNAGLFNCVFTGRGRIAITTHGSPVVLQVDQPTYADPQAAVAWSSSLQTGIKRNDSFGLGRLMGRSTGEGMTLSFSGRGFVIVQPSELPPGGFIGGTGGGQQSGHSGGLFG from the coding sequence GTGACCGCCCTTGCCCGCGGCGAGAACCGGCCGGCGCCCAGCGACCGAATGACGGTGACCGTCACCTGCTCGGCCGGGGTGGACGTATCGGCGCTGCTGCTCGGTACGGACGGGCGAGTTCGGTCCGACGCCGACTTCGTCTTCTTCAACCAGCCGGTCGGGCCCGGCGTCACCTATCGGCACGGCAGCGGGCGGGCCGACATGGTGGACGTGCAAACCGGCGCGCTGCCCGCCGATGTCGACACCGTCGTGGTCACCGCCAGCCTCGACGGCAGCGGACCGCCCACCTTCGCCGCCGCCGGGACGTTGCTGACGACCATCGGATCCGACACGGGGACATTGACTTTCCCGATGGACGGACTCACCACCGAGACAGCGGTGGTGTGTGTGGAGATCTATCGCCGCGGCGGCGCTTGGAAGGTGCGCGCGGTCGGCCAGGGCTACGACAACGGGCTGGCCGGTATCGCGCAGGCGTTCGGCGTGAACATCGACGACGAACCCGCAGCGCCGCAGGCCGCCACGCACGCAGCGCCGCAGGCTGCCCCGCCGAACCCGCCTGCCGCCGCGCCGGTTCCGCGACCGAACTACCCGCCGCCAGGGGCGGTTCCGCCGCCCTATCCCCCGGCCCCCGCCTACGCACCACCCGCCGCACCACCACCTCAGCAAGGAGCACTGCCGATGCAGAGCGATCTGTTCAACCCGAGCCACGCCGAAGTCACCGGCGTCGGCATCCAGAAACAGGGCGGCAAGATGATCAAGGTCGCCGTCAATGGCGAGGTCATGGCGCGGGCCGGTTCGATGGTCGCCTACCAGGGCGATATGCAGTTCAAGGCGCTCGGCTCCGGCGGCATCGGCCGGGCGATCACGCAGCGGCTCACCGGCGAAGGCGTTCCGCTGATGAAGGTGTCCGGTCGCGGCGACCTGTTCCTCGCCGATAGTGCGGCCGACGTGCATCTCATCGATCTCGACGGCACCGATGGCCTCACCATCAACGGTTCCAACGTGCTCGCCTTCGATACCTCGCTGTCCTACAACGTCCAACGCGTACAGGGTGCGGCCGGAGTCGCCAGCAACGCCGGGCTTTTCAACTGCGTCTTCACCGGCCGCGGCCGGATCGCCATCACCACGCACGGCTCGCCGGTGGTGCTCCAGGTGGACCAGCCGACCTACGCCGACCCCCAGGCGGCGGTGGCCTGGTCATCGAGCTTGCAGACCGGGATCAAACGCAACGACTCGTTCGGTCTCGGCCGGTTGATGGGCCGCAGCACCGGCGAGGGAATGACGCTGTCGTTCTCGGGACGCGGCTTCGTCATCGTGCAGCCGTCCGAGCTGCCGCCAGGCGGGTTCATCGGCGGCACCGGCGGCGGACAGCAGTCCGGCCACAGTGGCGGATTGTTTGGCTAG